The region TGCGTTGAACCCGCGCGGCATCACGCTATCGTTGATGACGGCGATCATTGAGGCCAGTCGCTGCGTCATTTCTTCCATCGCCTGAAGCCAGCTCAATTCATCTTGACTGAATCCCTTGGGGTCCTTCTCTTCGAGTGTTGCCCTCTGCTGTTTGCATTGGTCCTTCCAAAACTCAACTATTGACTTGATGCCCGAATCACTCTCAAGGTAGGGCTTCGCATCGTCCAAGACGAGTGCAACCACCTTCGCCCGAAACTCGTCACGATCGAAGTTGCATCGTCGGTAAGCCTGGAACAACTCGTAGACCATGCAGTACTTCGATTTGAGCGACTTTTCGCTCAGGACGGCTATGATCCGTTTCGACCGCGCGATCTCGGACGCGAAGGCTTGAATCGAGCCACCAGGCTTAATGTTGTTTTTGTCTCGGCCAATTTGTATGCCTAGGCGATTGAGTGAAGTACAAAGCAGGTCGACAATCCTCTCCCGCTTGGTCCCATCTTCGGTTGTTTGGTCGCCCCATGCGTAAGAGACGTAGACCTTGTCAACGTACTGAATCATTGCGGTGACCTCATGGGAACCCTTCTATTGGTATGGCTGATCTTTTCTTGCTATCCATTGGGTATGTTCTCTAGAAAAGGCATTTTCCGCATCCTGAACAAACTCTGAAAGACTCTCTTCGCCGTCAATGCGGTTTGATTCTTCGTCAATCAATCCAATTTCTTCAGCTGCTAGGAAGTACGCAGACGCAAGTTCCCGATACCGCCGAAAACTAGTCCAGGCGATTACAAGGCTTGCGGCTGTCGCGAACACATCGACGGGGTAATAGGATTGATATATCGGGTATGCTACGCGTAGCATCACGCACAGAATAGCAGCGGCGTGGGTGCAAATTAATACGAGGATCCAGAACCTCGCTTTTAACTTGTTAAATCGTGCTTTTCTGGTATACCATTCGCGCTGGTTCTTGATTCTCTCCGTCCGATAAGCTGAAAGCCTTTCCGACACCGAGCTTTGACGAATCTGCTGCATTCGATTAGTCAATTGCTGGCCATGGTTTTCGTCTACGACGAAGTGTTCGGAGAGTCCGCGATGCTCTGTGTGGATTTTCTTAATACGTTTGAAATATTCGGATTTTGCCAACTCTACGTTTGGAACATTTGTGAATGGTTCAGCCCGCATCGCGTACCGCCAGGCCGTGGTTTTTACCGACTCTGCGACCGCACGTGCTTGATACCAGACTTTTTCCAGGTTGGCATATGCGAGATAAACCGAAATGACTAGGGATGCGATGAACAGTACACCTCCCGTAAGTGCCAGCACGTGCGTTGAAGCCCCAATCGTCGAAACTGCGGCACCCGCGAGGAGTAATATTGC is a window of Novipirellula caenicola DNA encoding:
- a CDS encoding DUF4231 domain-containing protein codes for the protein MQHDELPRLYRVADQCSNETQKLLAGLTISQAILLLAGAAVSTIGASTHVLALTGGVLFIASLVISVYLAYANLEKVWYQARAVAESVKTTAWRYAMRAEPFTNVPNVELAKSEYFKRIKKIHTEHRGLSEHFVVDENHGQQLTNRMQQIRQSSVSERLSAYRTERIKNQREWYTRKARFNKLKARFWILVLICTHAAAILCVMLRVAYPIYQSYYPVDVFATAASLVIAWTSFRRYRELASAYFLAAEEIGLIDEESNRIDGEESLSEFVQDAENAFSREHTQWIARKDQPYQ